The segment TAAACACCAACAATAAAAGTCAGTGGCATAAAGAAAACCGAAACCACAGTCAAAGTTTTCATTATCTCATTCATCTTATGACTTTGGGTCGAAAAATAAAAACTCGATGCGCTGTCAAGCGTAGTCATATCGTATTCAATCTGCTCTAAAAGCTCCAAACTTTTTTGGTGCAAACGATCAAAAAAACTGTAATTATCAGGTTCGATTGCATTAAACACATTGTCGTCTTTCATACTTTTTATAGAATACAAAGAATCGCGCAAAGGAATGATAGAACGCTTCAAAAAATTATAATTATCCCGATGTTTTTCTATTTGCTCTAAAATTTTCGGATTGGTACTTGTCTTTGACAAATTAATCAAATCCTCTACTCTATCTTCTTCGTTTTCAATAGTTATATAGAAATTTTCCATTACGGCGTCGAGCAATAAATACAACAGATAATCCGCTTTTTTGTCTCTTACTATTCCGGAATGTGTGCGCATACGTTCCCGAATGTGGACAAAAAAATCACTTCTTTTTTCCTGAAACGAAACCAAAATTCCATTCTTCAAAAGAAAACTGATTTGCTCTACATTGATGTTATCACTATTTTCAATTGGCAATAACGACTTGATGTTAAAAAACAAAACATCGTGATATTCGTCTAACTTTGTTCGTTTAGTTGTATTCAGAATATCACCCAGCATAAAATTATCTACATTCAAATGGTCACCAATCGATTTGATAATTTCAATATCATTCAGACCGTGAATATTGAGCCAATTAATTTTTGAATTGTCAAAGCACCTATATAGTTGGTCCGTTTTAAATTCGGCATACTCTGTCAATTCATTGGTGTCATAAACAAACAACTGCATTTCAGTTTTTGTCGACTTATGACTTCCCGTATATTCTAAAATAGTGGGCTGGACTTTTCTTCCTTTTTTGTATTTAATTTTTCTCACGAATTCTAAATTTGTTTAAATTTAATACTATTTCTTTTTTTAGAACTATTTTTACCAAAAATCATTTTATGCAAACGCTAATCATCAACATAAAAGAACTGCTGCAAGTCAGAGAAACTCCGATAGCTAAAGTTTCCGGAAGCGAAATGGCAATTTTACCAACAATTAAAAATGCTTTTCTTTTGATTGAAAATGATTTGATTGTCGCTTTTGGTCCGATGGAAGATTGTCCAAAAATAAACGCTGATAAAACGATTGATGCTGCAGGAAAAATGATTTTACCTTCGTGGTGCGACAGTCATACACATATTGTTTATGTTGGCAATCGCGAGCAGGAATTTGTGGATAGAATCAATGGTTTGACTTATGAAGAAATTGCCAATCGTGGAGGTGGCATTTTAAATTCTGCCAAAAAACTAAACGAAGCTTCTGAAGAAGAAATCTATAACCAATCCAAAAAAAGACTCGAAGAAGTTATCCAACAAGGAACCGGTGCAGTCGAAATTAAATCGGGTTATGGTTTGACGGTTGATGGCGAGCTCAAAATGCTTCGCGTCATTAAAAAATTAGCCGCTGATTATCCAATTACCATCAAAGCAACATTCCTTGGTGCTCACGCTTTCCCTTTGGTTTATAAAGAAAATCATGTCGGTTATATTGATTTATTGATCACTGAAATTCTGCCAAAAATTGCCGAAGAAAAGCTAGCCGATTATATTGATGCCTTTTGTGAAACGGGTTATTTTTCGGTAGCAGAAACCGAACGAATTATGGAAGCCGGAAAACAATATGGTTTGCGTTCCAAAATTCATGTCAATCAATTCACCGCTATCAACGGAATTGCAGCCTGTGTAAAGCACAATGCACTTTCGGTGGATCATTTGGAAATTGTAACCGATGAAGATATTGAAGTTTTAAAAAATACCGAAACCATGCCTGTGGCG is part of the Flavobacterium sangjuense genome and harbors:
- the corA gene encoding magnesium/cobalt transporter CorA, with amino-acid sequence MRKIKYKKGRKVQPTILEYTGSHKSTKTEMQLFVYDTNELTEYAEFKTDQLYRCFDNSKINWLNIHGLNDIEIIKSIGDHLNVDNFMLGDILNTTKRTKLDEYHDVLFFNIKSLLPIENSDNINVEQISFLLKNGILVSFQEKRSDFFVHIRERMRTHSGIVRDKKADYLLYLLLDAVMENFYITIENEEDRVEDLINLSKTSTNPKILEQIEKHRDNYNFLKRSIIPLRDSLYSIKSMKDDNVFNAIEPDNYSFFDRLHQKSLELLEQIEYDMTTLDSASSFYFSTQSHKMNEIMKTLTVVSVFFMPLTFIVGVYGMNFENMPELKWEYGYFMILGFMFLLLLGMIYYFKRKNWY
- the hutI gene encoding imidazolonepropionase, whose translation is MQTLIINIKELLQVRETPIAKVSGSEMAILPTIKNAFLLIENDLIVAFGPMEDCPKINADKTIDAAGKMILPSWCDSHTHIVYVGNREQEFVDRINGLTYEEIANRGGGILNSAKKLNEASEEEIYNQSKKRLEEVIQQGTGAVEIKSGYGLTVDGELKMLRVIKKLAADYPITIKATFLGAHAFPLVYKENHVGYIDLLITEILPKIAEEKLADYIDAFCETGYFSVAETERIMEAGKQYGLRSKIHVNQFTAINGIAACVKHNALSVDHLEIVTDEDIEVLKNTETMPVALPSCSYFISIPYTPARKMITAGLPLALASDFNPGTSPSGNMNFVVATACIKMKMTPEEAINAATINGAYAMGISETHGSITIGKKANLIITKPLNSFYELPYSFGTDLIEQVMLNGKLVS